In the Colwellia sp. 20A7 genome, one interval contains:
- the tsaA gene encoding tRNA (N6-threonylcarbamoyladenosine(37)-N6)-methyltransferase TrmO: protein MTETPVNSRDNININPIGIVNSPYKEKFAIPRQPGLVDAAKGTIALLNDVNTLDSVRGLEQFSHIWLLFVFHGTQAQGWKPLVKPPRLGGNKKIGVLATRSTFRPNPIGMSVVKLDSIEIVKQNIILHISGMDLLDQTPIIDIKPYISYSDALPNACSGFAQHQPHIKLNITFSKHSRQILTRLTQQRPELPLFIEQVLAQDPRPAYKKNKLDEKVYGMHLYNLNIQWRMVDVETIEVIQITELP from the coding sequence ATGACTGAAACGCCTGTAAATAGTAGAGATAACATTAATATAAACCCAATAGGTATTGTTAATTCTCCTTATAAAGAGAAATTCGCAATACCTCGTCAACCAGGGTTAGTTGATGCAGCAAAAGGTACAATAGCATTACTTAATGATGTAAATACACTTGATAGTGTTAGGGGACTAGAGCAGTTTAGCCATATTTGGCTGTTATTTGTCTTTCATGGAACACAAGCGCAAGGCTGGAAGCCCTTAGTTAAACCACCCCGCCTTGGTGGTAATAAAAAAATAGGCGTACTTGCGACCCGATCAACCTTTAGACCCAACCCTATTGGAATGTCAGTGGTAAAACTCGATAGCATAGAAATAGTAAAACAAAATATTATTTTACATATCTCAGGTATGGATTTATTAGATCAAACACCTATTATTGATATAAAGCCCTATATTAGCTATTCAGACGCCTTACCTAATGCATGTTCAGGCTTTGCCCAACACCAGCCTCACATTAAGCTGAACATTACCTTTTCGAAGCATTCACGCCAAATTTTAACCCGATTAACACAGCAACGACCAGAATTGCCTTTATTTATCGAACAAGTATTAGCGCAGGATCCTCGCCCTGCATACAAAAAAAACAAGCTTGATGAAAAGGTTTATGGTATGCATTTGTACAACCTCAATATTCAATGGCGGATGGTGGATGTTGAAACAATAGAAGTTATTCAAATTACAGAACTACCCTAA
- a CDS encoding nitrilase-related carbon-nitrogen hydrolase, producing MRVAVTQFATTSSTQENLATCIRIINEAAVCKPTLIVLPEYSNTLIECSDHNQAWDAALEINGSFLQCIADQAIKHHCYIVINVTLRRDPSRDHQDGAIKSNIAVTSCLFSPLGELIQQKDKHSLIGHEHDFYICTSETADVATTPYGKLGLLNGNDGITFEKSRKLALGGAQLLCNSVNTFALDQSCLYDPARAYENNVFIATANKVGALIYPVRHQVSNKVRHQESSQDFIAQSKANEFTTQTAQSSNSGVGNSQIICPSGSVLAQIKHNKEGYVFADIDLIGTGKKVGLHNKVRPDGSKVLKQLRPELYQALREKINQSPLHKHALVDESIAKTANVAIYATYKSNEEAIEDVCHYIENNLSDIIQLPELFFIADKAITNDVEKRKKIASLSLQLITQISAVLRPFQYVCTSLVIEGIHQAVLINQQGLLATQQQLHFCNRYQWTSLGDKLTIIALPLEQGNITVAMLTADDANLPEIVKIAALSGIHLLLLPFDIQEPSEVEYNILSLAAENRICVVAGSREKNFSNDLLANEASSSPSNIKNQNKIKCQKSTGLIVNLTTDYAFLPQWRPRKFTGYINQPIVKYQYGKITKAVVHPITACNK from the coding sequence ATGCGTGTAGCCGTTACTCAGTTTGCCACCACTTCAAGCACACAAGAAAATTTAGCAACTTGTATCCGTATAATAAATGAAGCTGCGGTGTGTAAACCCACGCTAATTGTTCTTCCTGAATATAGTAATACTTTGATTGAGTGTAGTGACCATAATCAAGCATGGGATGCAGCGTTAGAAATCAATGGTAGTTTCTTACAATGTATTGCTGATCAAGCAATAAAACATCATTGTTATATTGTTATTAATGTTACTTTACGAAGAGACCCTTCACGTGATCATCAAGATGGCGCTATTAAATCAAATATTGCGGTAACGTCTTGTTTATTTTCACCATTAGGAGAGCTTATTCAACAAAAAGATAAACACTCGTTGATAGGGCATGAGCATGACTTTTATATTTGTACAAGCGAAACTGCAGATGTAGCTACAACGCCATATGGAAAATTAGGCCTATTAAATGGTAACGATGGTATCACTTTTGAAAAATCAAGAAAATTAGCGTTAGGTGGCGCGCAGTTATTGTGTAATTCCGTTAACACTTTTGCGCTTGATCAAAGTTGTTTATATGATCCTGCTCGTGCTTATGAAAATAACGTGTTTATCGCGACAGCTAATAAAGTCGGTGCATTAATTTATCCGGTACGTCACCAAGTAAGTAATAAAGTACGTCATCAAGAATCATCACAAGATTTTATTGCTCAAAGCAAAGCTAATGAGTTTACAACGCAAACTGCTCAGTCGAGTAATTCGGGAGTAGGGAATAGCCAAATTATTTGTCCTAGTGGTTCAGTACTAGCACAAATAAAGCATAATAAAGAGGGCTATGTTTTTGCTGATATCGATTTAATAGGTACAGGTAAAAAAGTTGGACTGCATAATAAAGTTCGTCCTGATGGCTCTAAAGTGCTTAAACAATTACGGCCTGAGTTATATCAGGCGTTAAGAGAAAAAATTAATCAATCGCCATTGCATAAGCATGCTTTGGTTGATGAAAGTATTGCAAAAACAGCTAATGTTGCTATATATGCAACCTATAAATCTAATGAAGAAGCTATCGAAGATGTTTGCCATTATATTGAAAATAACCTTAGCGATATTATCCAATTACCAGAGTTGTTTTTTATCGCGGATAAAGCAATAACGAATGATGTTGAAAAACGTAAAAAAATTGCGAGTTTGAGCCTACAACTAATAACTCAAATTAGTGCAGTGCTGAGACCTTTTCAGTATGTGTGTACCAGTTTAGTTATTGAAGGAATACATCAGGCGGTTCTAATAAATCAACAAGGTTTATTGGCAACACAACAGCAATTACACTTTTGTAATAGGTATCAGTGGACATCATTAGGCGATAAATTAACTATAATAGCGTTGCCACTAGAGCAAGGTAATATTACTGTTGCAATGTTAACAGCCGATGATGCTAACCTACCTGAAATAGTAAAAATTGCTGCGTTGAGTGGCATTCATTTATTGTTGCTACCCTTTGATATTCAAGAGCCCAGCGAGGTCGAGTATAATATTTTGTCTCTAGCTGCTGAGAATAGGATTTGTGTTGTCGCGGGGAGTCGTGAGAAAAACTTCTCTAATGATCTTTTAGCTAATGAAGCGTCGAGTAGCCCGAGTAACATTAAGAACCAGAACAAAATAAAATGTCAAAAATCGACAGGGTTAATTGTTAATTTAACAACAGACTATGCTTTTTTACCTCAGTGGAGGCCAAGAAAATTTACTGGTTATATAAACCAACCTATTGTTAAATACCAATATGGTAAAATTACCAAAGCAGTTGTTCACCCTATAACGGCTTGTAATAAATAA
- a CDS encoding PEP-CTERM sorting domain-containing protein — MLNKLFLKTLFILSLVFTLSSTANATLITQDIWLDSWTTDAIDYEYIGYISIDTESAIIDDINNDGSLMLGTVSAWVDFELFGFNFWTEAESDAALDANPFSFPMFGLFEAVFDVNNLAAGIELLQFDVTENAINQIAFNGFIDTFVPTGFLDIFDPTGALYDFGDLAFGEARLTAVPEPTSLLLFLAAAIGLTTRRKVK; from the coding sequence ATGTTAAATAAACTTTTTTTAAAAACATTATTCATATTGTCATTGGTATTTACACTTAGTAGTACAGCGAATGCGACATTAATTACGCAAGATATATGGTTAGATTCATGGACTACGGATGCTATAGACTATGAATATATAGGCTATATTAGTATAGATACTGAAAGTGCTATTATTGATGATATTAACAATGATGGCTCACTGATGTTAGGCACTGTTAGCGCTTGGGTTGATTTTGAATTATTTGGTTTTAATTTTTGGACTGAAGCAGAAAGCGACGCTGCCTTAGATGCTAATCCTTTTTCTTTTCCAATGTTTGGTTTATTTGAAGCCGTATTTGATGTAAATAATTTAGCAGCAGGTATTGAATTATTACAATTTGATGTTACTGAAAATGCAATTAATCAAATTGCTTTCAATGGTTTCATTGATACATTTGTACCTACTGGCTTTCTTGATATTTTCGATCCAACTGGTGCCTTGTACGACTTTGGTGATTTAGCTTTTGGTGAAGCTAGACTTACCGCTGTACCTGAGCCTACCAGTTTACTTCTATTTTTAGCCGCGGCAATCGGCTTAACTACACGTAGAAAAGTAAAATAA
- a CDS encoding S8 family serine peptidase, with amino-acid sequence MQLKRSMIGSVITLILATSANANEVIVDNSRLVLAGKNLEQATESKSYIVQIKGQTGVEQARNLGELIPSNQQVAVAGNNYNANTPAMVAYQLALESKQKAIANEIGAIDINYSFKHTFNGFSAILSPTQKAALESHPDVVGVWEDKVQRVSTANTPEFLGLTSGTGQHSLGIKGEDVVVGIIDTGIWPENPSFSDDGSYSDPSALGWLGACDSGLDETFNCNNKLIGARYFKDSFETVYDIQYELGEVESPRDAAGHGSHTAGTAAGNEGVASSINLNGYQADTGTVSGMAPRARIAAYKVCWNDAYKDPITGADEAGCFYGDTMAAIDQAVADGVNVLNYSIGGSLTDLTVPPTAAMLRAVDAGVFVAVSAGNSGQDGPETIGTPAPWITSVAASTYDGTSITQGIKLSSRDPQEIMVAAEGAITKPLSETGAIIDNVVVAEPLLACFDGGFATALDNAAEIAGNIALISRGTCAFSEKVERAVLAGATAVIVYSTDDTPIVMGGDGTFAIPGFMISKSNGESINTAITAGEVLEVTMSPEIFSPTPVIGNIMGDFSSLGPNTASYDIIKPDITAPGVKILAAYSENPVSSAAGDSFRYLQGTSMSSPHIAGIAALFVESNSTWSPAQIKSAMMTNAYQDVMKPDGITPADPFNFGAGHVDPVASLTPGLLYDANTADYLAFLCGIGNETFVASMGIECDALTAAGFSLDPSQLNLPSIGIAELQASETITRTVSNASNSASIYTATIEAPEGIDVQLQTFDASGAVNPSNTLDVEVDGKASYALTFTKTALSENDVWKFGAITWTDSAGHSVRSPIAIKAVADTNIEVPAIISAQLQRGRYSFPVKTNYSGAISIDYTGLVAPFGSRGTVIQDLDGAFTFNEPGLGFHGFLVPEGTKVARFSLRGGLVDAADANLDIYFYHCVEWSCSAVESAISEDSDEDIILTNPAPANNGDNGDLYIAFVHAKDLKGAAETNYTILGWVADQVESTTRITSSRRAIEGRYNYTTISTSRLDAGIIYMGAVTYYNADGEAEGTTVLELGN; translated from the coding sequence ATGCAACTTAAACGATCCATGATAGGAAGTGTCATTACACTCATTTTAGCAACGTCAGCAAATGCTAATGAAGTGATAGTAGATAACAGTAGATTAGTTCTTGCTGGCAAAAATTTAGAGCAGGCCACTGAAAGTAAAAGCTATATTGTACAAATAAAAGGGCAAACAGGTGTTGAGCAAGCTCGAAACCTTGGTGAGCTAATACCAAGTAACCAGCAAGTTGCTGTTGCGGGTAATAATTACAATGCAAATACACCTGCAATGGTTGCCTATCAATTAGCATTAGAGTCAAAACAAAAAGCTATCGCTAATGAAATAGGTGCTATTGATATCAACTATTCATTTAAGCATACCTTCAATGGTTTTAGTGCCATATTGTCACCAACACAAAAAGCAGCATTAGAATCTCATCCCGACGTTGTTGGTGTTTGGGAAGATAAAGTTCAACGTGTTTCTACTGCAAATACACCTGAGTTTTTAGGACTAACCTCAGGCACAGGACAGCATTCATTAGGTATCAAAGGTGAAGATGTTGTTGTCGGAATTATTGATACCGGTATCTGGCCAGAAAACCCGAGTTTTTCTGATGATGGCAGCTATAGCGACCCTTCAGCACTCGGTTGGTTAGGTGCTTGTGATTCAGGCTTAGATGAAACCTTTAATTGTAATAATAAGCTCATCGGTGCTCGCTATTTCAAAGACTCTTTTGAAACGGTTTATGATATTCAATATGAATTAGGTGAAGTTGAGTCACCAAGAGATGCGGCCGGTCATGGTAGTCACACGGCTGGTACTGCTGCAGGTAATGAAGGTGTTGCAAGTTCCATTAATCTTAATGGCTATCAGGCTGATACGGGTACAGTGTCAGGCATGGCTCCTAGGGCACGTATTGCTGCTTATAAAGTATGTTGGAATGACGCGTACAAAGATCCTATTACAGGTGCTGATGAAGCCGGTTGTTTTTACGGTGATACCATGGCTGCGATAGATCAAGCAGTTGCTGATGGTGTCAATGTTTTGAACTATTCAATTGGCGGTAGTTTAACTGATTTAACAGTACCACCTACAGCGGCAATGCTACGCGCAGTCGATGCGGGCGTTTTTGTTGCGGTGTCAGCTGGTAATAGTGGTCAAGATGGGCCAGAAACTATTGGTACTCCTGCTCCTTGGATTACCAGTGTAGCTGCGTCCACTTATGATGGTACTTCTATAACACAAGGTATAAAACTTTCATCACGTGATCCTCAAGAGATTATGGTGGCGGCTGAAGGCGCTATCACTAAACCATTAAGCGAAACTGGCGCAATTATTGATAATGTTGTTGTTGCTGAGCCTTTATTAGCTTGTTTTGATGGTGGTTTTGCTACTGCGCTTGATAACGCTGCTGAAATAGCAGGTAATATTGCGTTAATTAGCCGTGGTACTTGTGCTTTTTCAGAAAAAGTTGAACGTGCTGTACTAGCTGGTGCAACCGCCGTTATCGTCTATAGCACAGATGATACTCCTATCGTTATGGGTGGTGATGGTACTTTTGCAATTCCAGGTTTTATGATTAGTAAAAGTAATGGTGAATCAATCAATACAGCGATTACTGCTGGCGAAGTGCTTGAGGTGACAATGTCTCCTGAAATATTCTCTCCAACGCCTGTGATTGGTAATATAATGGGAGATTTTTCTTCTTTGGGTCCAAACACAGCCAGTTACGATATAATTAAACCTGACATTACAGCGCCAGGCGTTAAAATATTAGCTGCTTATAGTGAAAATCCTGTCAGTAGTGCCGCAGGTGATTCATTTAGGTACCTTCAAGGTACATCAATGTCTTCTCCTCATATTGCGGGAATCGCGGCATTATTTGTAGAATCAAATAGTACTTGGTCGCCAGCGCAAATAAAATCAGCGATGATGACTAATGCTTACCAAGATGTTATGAAACCTGATGGTATAACACCTGCAGACCCATTCAATTTTGGTGCTGGTCATGTTGATCCTGTTGCTTCATTAACTCCAGGGTTACTATATGATGCGAATACTGCTGATTATCTTGCCTTTTTATGTGGCATAGGTAATGAAACTTTTGTTGCAAGCATGGGCATTGAGTGTGATGCATTAACTGCCGCTGGATTTAGTCTTGACCCTAGTCAGTTAAATTTACCTTCTATTGGTATTGCGGAATTACAAGCCTCAGAAACTATCACTAGAACCGTTTCAAATGCATCCAATAGTGCATCAATTTATACGGCTACTATTGAAGCACCTGAAGGAATTGATGTTCAGTTACAAACATTTGATGCTAGCGGCGCTGTTAACCCTAGTAACACACTAGATGTTGAAGTGGATGGTAAGGCAAGTTATGCATTAACATTTACAAAAACAGCATTAAGTGAGAATGATGTTTGGAAATTTGGTGCGATAACTTGGACTGATAGCGCTGGTCATAGTGTACGTAGCCCTATTGCAATAAAAGCGGTTGCAGACACTAACATTGAAGTACCTGCGATAATTTCAGCTCAATTGCAGCGAGGACGTTATAGTTTCCCTGTAAAAACAAACTATTCAGGGGCTATATCTATTGACTATACTGGTTTAGTTGCGCCATTTGGTTCAAGGGGCACAGTTATTCAGGATTTAGACGGTGCATTTACCTTTAATGAACCTGGATTAGGCTTTCATGGATTTCTTGTTCCAGAAGGTACAAAAGTGGCACGCTTTAGTTTACGTGGTGGTTTAGTTGATGCAGCTGACGCTAATTTAGATATTTACTTCTATCACTGTGTAGAATGGAGCTGTAGTGCCGTTGAAAGTGCTATTTCAGAAGATTCAGATGAAGACATTATTTTAACAAATCCTGCTCCAGCAAATAATGGTGACAACGGCGATTTATATATTGCTTTTGTTCATGCTAAAGACTTAAAAGGCGCAGCTGAAACAAACTATACAATATTAGGCTGGGTAGCTGATCAAGTTGAAAGCACTACACGTATAACATCAAGTCGCAGAGCGATAGAAGGACGTTATAATTATACAACCATTTCTACTTCTCGTTTAGATGCGGGGATTATTTATATGGGTGCAGTTACTTATTACAATGCTGACGGCGAAGCTGAAGGTACGACAGTACTTGAATTAGGAAACTAA
- the yddG gene encoding aromatic amino acid DMT transporter YddG, translated as MEFVTKNKYTLFGVAAILLWSCLVALIRDVSELFSPIGGAAMMYSISALFLILVMGLPKLNDFPPRYLIIGAILFVSYEVCLALSLGMANTRHQAMEMAVINYLWPAITILLTVFSGRKKVSLWVYPSVLIAFVGVAWCITGDNDVSVAVLMNNFSDNPITYLMAFSAAFIWAVYCILTQKLSNGKNAITLFFTATAITLWVQYAFSDEPPLTFSMSSTVTLLIAGIVIGSGYALWNKAIIGGNLMLLGTMSYFTPVFSTIISSFYLSITLSKSFWQGVFLVTLGSLICYFVTREKTKKCKEPLLT; from the coding sequence ATGGAATTTGTCACCAAAAATAAATATACGCTCTTTGGAGTCGCTGCAATATTACTTTGGAGCTGCCTTGTTGCACTTATAAGGGACGTATCTGAGCTTTTTAGTCCCATAGGTGGTGCAGCGATGATGTACTCCATCAGTGCCCTCTTTTTAATTTTAGTAATGGGTTTACCAAAACTTAACGATTTCCCACCCCGTTACCTTATTATTGGCGCTATATTATTTGTATCTTATGAAGTTTGCCTTGCCTTATCTTTGGGGATGGCGAATACCAGACATCAAGCAATGGAAATGGCTGTTATTAATTATTTATGGCCTGCTATCACCATATTATTAACAGTATTTTCAGGCCGTAAAAAAGTAAGTCTCTGGGTTTATCCCAGTGTCTTAATTGCTTTTGTTGGTGTCGCATGGTGTATAACTGGCGATAATGATGTTTCAGTTGCTGTTTTAATGAATAATTTTTCTGATAACCCAATAACGTATTTAATGGCTTTTTCAGCGGCATTTATCTGGGCTGTTTACTGCATACTCACCCAAAAACTGAGTAATGGTAAAAATGCTATCACTTTATTTTTTACAGCAACGGCGATTACATTATGGGTTCAGTATGCTTTTAGTGACGAGCCGCCATTAACCTTCTCAATGAGCTCTACTGTCACTCTGTTAATTGCTGGCATTGTTATTGGTAGTGGGTATGCTTTGTGGAATAAAGCAATTATAGGCGGTAACTTAATGTTATTAGGTACAATGTCTTATTTTACACCGGTGTTTTCTACCATTATTTCATCTTTTTATTTATCTATTACGCTCAGTAAATCATTCTGGCAAGGTGTTTTTTTAGTCACACTAGGTTCACTAATTTGTTACTTTGTTACCAGAGAAAAAACAAAAAAGTGTAAAGAACCTTTACTCACGTAA
- the yiaY gene encoding L-threonine dehydrogenase — MSTSFYMPALNVMGSGCLVEAINYIKDQGFKQGLIVSDSVLNQIGVVKKFTDLLDKEQISSVVFDQVHPNPTVSNVNDGLAMLKQNDCDFVVSLGGGSPHDCAKGIALVASNGGEIADYEGVDVSKKPQLPLIAINTTAGTASEMTRFVIITDETRHVKMAIVDKHATPILSVNDPSLMVGMPASLTAATGMDALTHAIEAYVSTGATPITDAVALKAIELIQANLPTAVENGENIEAREQMAYAQFMAGMAFNNASLGYVHAMAHQLGGFYDLPHGVCNAVLLPHVQRYNAKVCPERLKDIANSMGVNVRDMSVEEGANAAISAIETLSQKVGIPAGLTELGAKDGDINLLAENALKDVCSLTNPRQASHEEICNIFRAAM; from the coding sequence ATGAGTACATCATTTTATATGCCAGCGTTAAATGTTATGGGTAGTGGTTGTTTAGTCGAGGCTATTAACTATATAAAAGATCAAGGGTTTAAACAGGGCTTAATTGTTAGCGATAGCGTATTAAACCAAATAGGTGTGGTAAAAAAATTCACAGATTTGCTCGATAAAGAACAAATATCGAGTGTTGTTTTTGATCAAGTACATCCTAATCCGACAGTCAGTAATGTTAATGATGGATTAGCAATGCTTAAACAAAATGATTGTGATTTTGTCGTTTCGTTAGGTGGAGGGTCTCCACATGATTGTGCTAAAGGCATTGCATTAGTTGCGAGCAATGGTGGTGAAATAGCCGATTACGAAGGCGTCGATGTATCTAAAAAACCTCAGCTACCGTTAATTGCGATTAATACTACCGCTGGCACTGCATCAGAAATGACTCGCTTTGTTATTATCACAGATGAGACGCGTCATGTAAAAATGGCAATTGTTGATAAACACGCTACGCCAATCTTATCGGTAAACGATCCTTCTCTTATGGTCGGTATGCCAGCATCATTAACTGCTGCAACAGGTATGGATGCTTTAACACATGCCATTGAAGCTTATGTTTCTACAGGCGCAACACCAATCACTGATGCTGTTGCTCTTAAAGCAATTGAGCTTATTCAAGCAAACTTACCAACAGCAGTGGAAAATGGCGAAAATATTGAAGCAAGAGAACAAATGGCTTACGCTCAGTTTATGGCAGGTATGGCATTTAATAACGCTTCATTAGGCTATGTTCATGCGATGGCTCACCAATTAGGTGGTTTTTATGATTTACCTCATGGCGTTTGTAATGCAGTTTTATTACCACATGTACAACGCTACAATGCAAAGGTATGCCCTGAACGTTTGAAAGATATTGCTAACAGTATGGGGGTAAATGTACGAGATATGTCTGTAGAAGAAGGCGCAAACGCTGCTATTAGTGCTATTGAAACATTAAGCCAAAAAGTAGGTATTCCGGCTGGTTTAACAGAGCTTGGTGCGAAAGACGGTGATATAAATTTACTCGCTGAAAACGCGTTAAAAGATGTCTGTAGCTTAACTAACCCTAGACAAGCAAGCCACGAAGAAATTTGTAATATTTTCCGTGCGGCCATGTAG
- a CDS encoding S9 family peptidase, whose protein sequence is MPKILLKSNKNIAAPIAKKIPHKMENHNHQRVDNYYWMRDDQRSDESILAHLESENSYADAMLADQKPLQESLFEELKARVVKDDNTVPAKDGKYWYHSEIHGEQEFSSHYRSTSFSGENKHLLLDVNERAKDHEFYDLGDLSISPNDQILSVSEDTDSRRIYTIHFKDLTKPSDVENPYLTDVLVETEGQIVWANDNQTVFYVKKDLETLLGTQVFRHKLGTPQSDDILVYEEEDHSFYMSLDKSRDDSQLYICLHATESTHYLLLDANEPNGEFTELLPYQEQHEYHADKMGEYFYIVSNDHAKNFRLMKVAADKINDINHWQEVIPHRENVLLEGIELFHNFIVITERENGQIRFIVHTIKGEKSGHQYPLSFDDPCYFACLGDNPEPESTVARLYYSSLTTPGSLFEFDLATGERKLLKQQKVIGDFNKEDYQSERLFITARDGAEVPVSIVYRTDMFKKDGTNSLLQYGYGAYGITIDPNFSSPTLSLLDRGFVYVIAHIRGSEMLGRQWYETGKMAHKQNTFNDFIDVTKALVTAGYGAKDKIFASGGSAGGLLMGAIVNQAPELYLGIGAHVPFLDVLTTMLDETIPLTTNEYDEWGNPNEEQAYKNILAYSPIDNITAQHYPNILVTTGLHDSQVQYFEPMKWVAKMRELKTDDNVLLFKTDMDAGHGGASGRFKRLREVALEMSFFISLLAE, encoded by the coding sequence GTGCCAAAAATTTTACTTAAATCAAACAAAAACATTGCCGCGCCAATAGCTAAGAAAATCCCACATAAAATGGAAAATCATAATCATCAACGAGTCGATAATTATTATTGGATGCGAGATGATCAACGCAGTGATGAAAGTATTTTGGCACACCTTGAAAGTGAAAATAGTTATGCTGATGCTATGCTGGCAGATCAAAAACCATTACAAGAGTCACTTTTTGAAGAATTAAAAGCTCGTGTGGTAAAAGATGATAATACTGTGCCTGCAAAAGATGGAAAATATTGGTATCACAGCGAAATTCATGGTGAGCAAGAATTCTCAAGTCATTACCGATCAACGAGTTTTTCAGGTGAAAACAAACACCTATTACTAGACGTGAATGAAAGAGCTAAAGATCATGAGTTTTATGATTTAGGTGATCTATCTATCAGCCCCAATGACCAAATATTGTCGGTATCTGAAGATACTGACAGTCGTCGTATTTATACTATTCACTTTAAAGATTTAACTAAGCCATCAGACGTTGAAAACCCATATTTAACAGATGTTCTTGTTGAAACTGAAGGACAGATCGTTTGGGCTAACGATAACCAAACCGTTTTCTATGTAAAGAAAGATCTGGAAACCTTACTGGGTACACAAGTATTCCGTCATAAGTTAGGCACACCACAATCTGACGATATTCTTGTTTATGAAGAAGAAGATCACAGTTTTTATATGAGTTTAGATAAAAGTAGAGACGATTCACAACTGTATATCTGTCTGCACGCCACTGAGTCTACTCACTATCTATTACTCGATGCGAACGAACCAAATGGTGAGTTTACCGAATTATTGCCTTATCAAGAACAACATGAATATCACGCTGATAAAATGGGTGAATATTTTTATATTGTCAGTAACGATCACGCTAAAAACTTTAGGTTGATGAAAGTTGCTGCCGATAAAATTAATGATATAAATCATTGGCAGGAAGTCATCCCTCATAGAGAAAACGTATTATTAGAAGGGATTGAATTATTTCATAACTTTATTGTAATCACCGAACGAGAAAATGGCCAAATTCGGTTTATTGTTCACACTATTAAGGGTGAAAAGTCAGGTCATCAATATCCCTTATCATTTGATGACCCCTGTTATTTTGCTTGTTTAGGTGATAATCCAGAGCCAGAAAGTACAGTGGCTCGACTATATTATTCAAGCTTAACAACACCCGGATCTTTATTTGAATTTGACTTAGCAACAGGTGAGCGAAAACTACTTAAGCAACAGAAAGTGATTGGTGATTTTAATAAAGAAGATTATCAATCAGAGCGCCTGTTTATTACAGCTCGTGACGGAGCAGAAGTACCCGTATCAATTGTATATCGTACTGATATGTTTAAAAAAGACGGTACTAATTCACTACTACAATATGGGTATGGTGCTTATGGTATTACTATCGATCCTAATTTTTCTAGCCCAACATTAAGCTTATTAGACCGAGGCTTTGTCTACGTTATCGCGCATATTCGCGGATCAGAAATGTTAGGCAGACAGTGGTATGAAACAGGGAAAATGGCGCATAAACAAAATACCTTCAATGATTTTATTGATGTTACCAAAGCATTAGTAACGGCGGGTTATGGCGCTAAAGATAAAATATTCGCCTCAGGTGGTAGCGCTGGCGGCCTATTAATGGGGGCAATAGTAAACCAAGCACCTGAATTATATTTAGGTATTGGCGCGCATGTCCCCTTTTTAGATGTATTAACAACCATGCTTGATGAAACTATTCCACTCACTACCAATGAATATGACGAATGGGGTAACCCCAACGAAGAACAAGCCTACAAAAATATTTTGGCTTATTCACCTATTGATAATATAACGGCACAGCACTATCCCAATATACTGGTAACAACAGGGTTACATGATTCACAAGTTCAGTACTTTGAACCAATGAAGTGGGTGGCGAAAATGAGAGAGCTGAAAACAGATGATAATGTATTATTATTTAAAACCGATATGGATGCAGGCCATGGTGGTGCTTCTGGTCGCTTTAAACGCCTAAGAGAAGTGGCTTTAGAAATGAGCTTCTTTATCTCATTATTAGCAGAGTAA